CGTCGGGACCTTTTACCGGCTGGTCCATCCAGATATCGACAGGCTGCCCCGGCTTGCCGGAGGCGTCCACCGGGATGCGATAGAGCTTGTTGAAGATTACGTTGTTCACGTAGAGCGTACCGTTCAGGAAGGTAATGCCATCGACGCCCTGAAGCACGCGATGCTCCAGGTAAAGCTCCGCGCTGGAGGCCCCGGCCGCCAGCCTGTAGATTCTACCGGTGGCGGTGTCCGTAATGTAGAGCGCCTTGTCGGGGCCGATCGCGAAATCGTTGCACGTCGTATTGTCGCCGGGCAGGTTCCAGCGGACCTTCGGCGCGCCGGTAGTGAGATCAAAGCCTCGCAGTGCGGTGTGTCGCTGCACCGGAGTGATGTTCGGCACCGGGGTTAGCTGGCAGGTCCACAGCGTATTGTTGGCGGCATCGGCCAGCATACCGAAGAAAAACGTTCCCGGACCTTCGGCGCTGGCGTCGATGAACTTCTCGGCGGTGGATGCGCCCGAGCGCACCTTGTAGACGAATGGCGAACTGGCGCTGCCAACGATCAGCATGCCGCCAGGTGCCACGGTCAAACTTTCCGGCTGCGATTTCGCGTCGGCGATCAAAATGTCAGCGGCGGACGCGGCTTGCGAAAGGCTTGCCACAAGAGCAGAGCAGATGGCGAGGCGTCGAACGTTCGAGATAAACATCGTGAAATCTCCTCAGGGTTGATCTTTCATGTCACCGATAAATCCTTGAACAGGCCAGGATTCGAAGGAAGTAACGCAAGCCATGTTTGATCGGCCAGCCCAGTATACGGAATCATCTTGATTACAAGTCGTTTGCCGGTGTTCTCGGGCTAGGGTATTTCGGCTCTGGCCGCTTATCGGTAGCAAAATTATATGATTTGAATTGAGATAGGCGCGCATGATTCTTCGGCATCTGGAATTTCTTACAGCCTTGGCACGTGAAAAGCACTTTGCGCGCGCGGCAGCTTGTTGTCGTGTGACGCAGTCGACACTCTCTGCTGGGATTAAACAGATGGAGGAGAGTCTCGGTGTTCTGCTGGTCGAGCGCGGACAGCGCTTTGTGGGGCTTACTCCTGAAGGAGAGAAAGCCCTTGAATGGGCCAAGCATGTGATCGCAGACTATGAAGGTCTGCAACAGGGCTTGTCTGAGATGCGGCGGGGACTGACGGGATATCTGAAGGTTGGGGCGATCCCGGTTACGCTGCCAATCATCTCGCTGCTCACTACGCCATTCGCCAAGCATCATCCGCAGACCCATACAGTCATCCGCAGCCTGACCTCGATTGAAATCCAGAGAGGCATTGATGAGCTGACGCTCGATATAGGAATGACGTATCTCGACAACGAGCCGCTTGCGAGGGTGCGCCGGCTCCAGCTCTACACCGAGCATTACGTCTTCCTGACTCGGGTGAGTCCGAGCATGCAAGGACGTAAGACGATTCCGTGGCTGGAGGCGGCGAGTTATCCCCTTTGCCTGCTGACCTCCGATATGCAGAACCGCAGGATTATCGACACACACTTCCGAGAGGCAGGAGCAGAGGTCCATGCAGCTATCGAGACGAACTCACTCATCACGTTGTGGTCGCACTTGAAGTTCGGTCAGTGGTCCACCGTTGTGCCGAACTCCTTTCTGTCCTTGATTGGAGAGGTTGATGGGCTTACTTCGCTCGCACTTGTCGAACCGGAGGCTTCTCATGTGGTTGGCCTCGTTGCCTCGGATCGAGACCCCTTACCTCCTATTGCCCGGGCTTTTCTGGATGCGGCAAAACTGATCGACCTTCGTAAAGAGGTGGACAAGCAGATGAACCGTTCAACGACGTGAGTTATCGGACTGTAACGATGATCGAAATCTTCGATTGGCCCATTGAAGTCCTTTGTTTGACCATCGTGATTGCGGTTTGAGAGCGTTGTTTCCGTAAGTAATTGGAGGAAGCAATGGCAAAGATACTTTGTGTGCTTTACGACGATCCCGTTACCGGTTATCCCAAGAGCTACGCTCGCAACGACATTCCCAAGATCGACCACTATCCGGGTGGGCAGACGGCTCCTACTCCGGAGGCGATTGACTTCACCCCCGGCGAATTACTCGGCAGTGTCTCCGGCGAGCTTGGTTTGCGCAAGTACCTCGAAGGTCTTGGCCACACCCTTGTCGTCACGTCGGATAAGGAAGGCGCAGACTCGGTCTTCGACCGTGAGTTGCCCGACGCGGACATTGTCATCTCGCAGCCATTCTGGCCCGCCTACCTGACACCGGAGCGCATCGAGAAGGCAAAGAAGCTGAAGCTGGCGATTACGGCCGGCATCGGATCCGACCATGTCAATCTTGAAGCCGCCATCAAGCACGGCATCACCGTTGCCGAGGTGACGTACTCCAACAGCATCAGCGTCTCCGAGCATGTGGTGATGATGATCCTCTCTCTGGTGCGCAACTACCTTCCGTCGTACGAATGGGTTCTCAAGAGCGGCTGGAATATTGCGGACTGCGTCGAACGTTCTTACGATCTCGAAGGGATGCACGTGGGCACGGTTGCCGCGGGCCGCATTGGACTCGCGGTGCTGAAGCGCCTGAAGGCCTTCGACGTGAAGCTGCACTACTTCGATCAGTATCGGCTTCCGGAGAGCGTCGAGAAGGAGCTTGGCCTGACTCATCACACGAGCGTTGAAGACATGGTCAAGGTCTGCGATGTGGTGACGATCAATGCGCCGTTGCACCCGGGCACGCTCGACCTGTTCAACGATGAGTTGATCGGCAAGATGAAGCGCGGCGCTTACCTTGTGAACACCGCGCGTGGCCTGATCTGCAATCGTGATGCGGTTGTTCGCGCGTTGGAGAGCGGACAGCTGGCCGGATATGCCGGTGATGTCTGGTATCCGCAGCCCGCTCCGCAGGATCATCCCTGGAGGACGATGCCGCATCATGGGATGACCCCGCACATCTCGGGCACATCGCTCTCCGCTCAAACCCGCTATGCGGCAGGCACGCGCGAGATACTGGAGTGCTTCTTCGAAGGGCGTCCCATCCGAGATGAGTACCTGATCGTGGATGGCGGCAAGCTCGCTGGTGCTGGAGCGCACTCCTATACCGTGAAGAAGTAATGTATCGTCTAACGCAAACTAAGACGGGCGAAGGCGACTTCGCCCGTCAACCTTTTAGGAGCAAGAGATGACACGAGAAGAACTCACCGCGAAGGTACTGGATGCCAAGCGAAAGCAGGGCCTTTCGTGGAAGCAGATTGCAGAAGCCATCGGAGGGATCGCCGATCTTGTATACGGCTGCGCTGCTCGGCCAGATGACGCTGACAAAGGACGAAGCTGGCAAGCTTGCGAAGCTGCTGGACCTGGAGGAATCGGAAGCAATCCAGCTTACTGAACCGCCCTATAGAGGTTCGCTATCGACAGTCCCTCCGACAGATCCGTTGATCTATCGCTTCTATGAACTGATACAAACCTACGGCACTACCTGGAAGGCACTTATCGAGGAAGAGTTCGGGGACGGCATCATGAGCGCGATCGACTTCGGTATGGCAATCGAACGTGAGGAGAACCCGAAGGGTGACCGCGTGCGCATCACTATGTCCGGCAAGTTTCTCTCTTATAGACGCTACTAAATGATTCCTGCATTGTGTTCTGATAGGCATGTGAAGCTGCTAAAACCAGATGTCCGAGGAGTGGAAGTGGATGCGGAGACCCGATGCGTCCATTACCACTCTCCGCTCGACATCATTGCTATCAAGATGGCTTGCTGCGGCATCTACTATGCCTGCAAAGACTGCCACGAAACTCTAGCTGGCCATGCCATTGAAGTCTGGCCGCATGCAGAGTGGAATGTTCGAGCGGTTCTTTGTGGTGCGTGCGGGTGCGAGTTGACGATCCACGAATACATGGACAGCGGATACTCGTGCCCGCACTGCAAGGCTGGCTTTAACCCCGGCTGCAGGAACCATTACCGCTTCTACTTTGCACCCGAAGATAGAGCTTGAGTGCGTTTCATAAAGCTGCCCACGATAGCCGCGCACTCTTCGAGGAACTCCTTGTCTCGCGGTGAGAAGGCAGCGAGGTCGTGACTGTCGATGTCAATTTCACCGACCACAGCATCATTGACTCGAATGGGAACGACGATCTCGGATCTGGTCTCCAGCGAGCAGGCGAGATAGCGTGGATCTGAGTTGACATCGTCCACGATAACCGTATCGTTTTGCGCCACAGCAGCTCCACAGATTCCTTGATTCACGGGAATACGCACATGCTCAGTTGGCGCTCCACGAAACGGTCCCAGGACCAGCGTCTCTGGATCGTCGGGATCGAGCATATAGAAGCCCGTCCAGTTGTAATAAGACAGGCGCTGCGGAATGATCTCAACGATGAAGTTCTGCAAAGACGCAAGATCGTTTGCGGACTTCGCACACGTGTTCACTTCGGAAAGAATCTGAGCGAAGGTATTCTCGGACATACTTCTATTCTGCACCTTGTGGGCTAGGTAAACTTCACAAACTTAAGTGCCACTGAATTCATGCAATAACGCAGGCCCGTCGGCTTTGGTCCATCATCGAAGACATGTCCGATATGGGCGTCGCAGCGTTTGCACGAAACCGCGATGCGCCCCATTCCCAGGGACATGTCGATACTTTCACGAACATTTTCTTTGGCGATGGGCTGCCAAAAGCTGGGCCAGCCCGTATCCGATTCAAATTTTGTATCGGAGCTGAAAAGCGCGGTATCGCAGCAGATGCAGCGATAGAGCCCTTTGTCGTGGAGATTCCAATACTGACCGGAGTAAGGCCGTTCGGTGCCCGCCCGCCGCGTGATTCCGTATGCGTCAGACGATAGCTGCTGTTTCCATTCGGCATTGGTCTTGACAATCACCGGAACACTGACCGTCTCTTTCCGCTGCCCTGAGTCGGAGAACTCAACGATATTGACTGCTTTAGGGCTTCCAGCCATCGCTTCGACAGAGTTGATTCCATATCGCAGTTTTAAGGCAAGCGCAGTCACAGCACCACCTCCGGCGACAAGGAACACTCTCCGACTCATGCTGCCATCTCGCTTCTGAATCATGATGCTCTCCTGTTGGCTCTCATCCGAAGGTGAAGGAGAAAGCCTGCACGCCCGGTTCCTGAAACTCGATCACGAAGGTGTGGTCTGTAATCGTACCCTTCTCTCTGACCAACTGATATAGGCGGTGTTCTGTCACGACGCCGTTGCCCTCCGCGTCCGTGTCTACTCCATGATTCGCTCCTGGAGCCTGCCCGTCGATGGTCACTCGAAAGTGAACTGGTCTTCCATCGGCTGTCGGACCAAGTACAAGATGCAGGTCGCGGGCGTGGAAACGAAAGGCGATCTTTCCCCCCGCAGATCCGAGCACAGCGACCTGCTGGTGATCGGTCCATTTGCCTGCAAGTCCCCACTCGTTTAATTTAGGACGATTCGGCTCAGAATAAAGCTGCTCGGCATCTCGCTTGATGCCGCCCGGCGACGCAAAATGTTCGGCACGGTCATAGCCAATATAGGTCTCAGGAGAGCGCACATCGCTCATGTCGGCAACCGCCTGAACCCCTTGCCCATGAACGCTAACAGTGCTGGCCGACATCGGCTTCGCGCCGGCCTCTTTCAGCAGCTCCTGTATCCAACGCTCCGATTGCTCGTATTCGCCCTCGCCGAAGTGCTCGTAGCGCACCTTTCCTTTAGCGTCGATAAAATAATGGGCGGGCCAGTATTGATTGTGGAACGCGCTCCAGATCGCATAGTTGTTGTCGAGGGGAACGGGATACGTGATTCCAAACTTATTGACTGCCTTCTGGACGTTTGGCATCTGTTTCTCGATGTCAAACTCCGGCGTATGGACGCCGATCACGACGAGGCCGCTGTCTTTATACTTCTCCGCCCAGGCACGAACATACGGAATGGCGCGGATACAGTTGATGCAGGAATAGTCCCAGAAGTCGACGAGGACGACCTTCCCCTTGAGCTGCTTTGCCGTCAAAGGCGTGGAATTGATCCAGCCGGTCGCGCCGGTCAGTCCGTATAACGGAGAGCTTCCAACGATGCTTAGCGGCTCCTGTGCCTGCGCCAAGGGGGAGCTGGCAACCGTAAAGCTCAGGACGGTCGCAATTGCAGCCACGATAGACAGGTTCATCTTTCTCCAACGAAAAACGGCAGTCATCTGGTTTTAGGCCCCTCCATCGGGCACTATAAATATAGTGAGGAACAGCCCCCCGTGCCAGACGAGATCGGTTCATTAGACATATCGGAAGAGAAAAAGGTTACAGAACTCCGCATTGCCCAGAACAAGGCGGAACGGCTCTTTCATGAGGTAGAAACGCGAGGGCTGGTCCGTGACGGTATCACTGAGAGCCAGCTCAACCAGGAGATCTATGACCTGGCGAAGGAGATGTACGGGATCTCAACGTACTGGCACAAGCGAATCGTTCGCGCGGGAGCCAATACACTGCTGCCTTACGCTGACAATCCGCCAGACCATACGCTTGGTGCAGATGAGATTCTTTTCCTCGATCTCGGTCCGGTGTTTGAAGAGTATGAAGCAGATTTCGGGCGCACCTTCGTTATCGGATCAGATTCTGTGAAGCTCAAGATGCGTGATGATGTGGCAAAAGCATTCGCCGATGGGAAACACTACTTCAAAGAGAATCCAGATATTACCGCAGATCAACTTTATGCCTATGCCGTTTCTCTTGCGGCGAAGTACGGCTGGGAGTTTGGCGGACCGATCGCGGGGCATCTGATCGGTCAGTTTCCGCATGAGAGGATCACTGAGGATAAGATAACTCTCTATATTCATCCGAAGAGCAGCCTGCCTATGCGCTCAACGGATGAGAAGGGCCAGATGCGCCATTGGATTTTGGAAATTCATTTCGTCGATAGAGCGCGCCAGATCGGCGGCTTCTTCGAAGAATTACTAACTGTAGGATAAACATCTCTCAGTCAATAGTCTGGAAACCTAAAGGATCTTCCGGCCCTGGAAATCACGAATCATCTGCTATGGTCGGCGATTGTGAGCACTCGCTGGTCTTGAATCAATAGTGCATTGCGTAAGATTGTGGAAACTGGCCCGTGGGAATCTCTGCCTTATTTTCAGTTTATATTCGATTGCCTCAGCCGATCTTTGCCCGCACGTGCACATGTTCTCCCGGAGCGAGATCTACCTCGACCTGCAGAGACGTTCGCCCCCAGCACTCCAAAGTGGAGAGGGCCTTAATAGAGACTCCCGAGGCCTGAAGGTCTTTGAGTGAAATACCCTTCCCCGGCGTCAGCACGATGGTAGCCGCATAACGATGGCAGTTGCGGTTTCGCACGAATGCGGATATCTCGCCTGGGGTTTTGGTCAGCTCGAGGTCAAAACTGGTCGCGCCGATCCGTGCACGATTCCAGGAAAAACTGTCCCATGGAATAAAAGGGGCAAAGTGTATGGAACGAGAACGGGCATCTACTGAAACACCGATGAAATTGTTGATCAGGCAGCAGAGATACACTGCCGCGCCCCATCCGCACTTTCTCGCGACGTCGCCTCGAAGCGGCATAGAAGGGTCTTTACTGCCGTAAGTATAGGGCCACCACCATGGGGAGCCATCCAGGTCCGTGAGAGAGCGAATGCGGTTGAGCCGATGCAGTATCTGGGGTTCGTCCGCGGCACCGGCAAGAGCGGTCGTCCAGCCCGGAAAGGTTGCGGAACTCCAGTTTGCGTTGTACCACCAGATGGCATCGAGCTCCGGCGAGTAGAGCGGGTTCTCCTTGGTCATGGCCAGAGATGCATGATGCAGGAGCCTGGGGTCGTCGGCCTTGCAGAATCCGTAGAAGGGCAGAAGGGTCGTCTCGCTCTCCTCCCCGTCATGGCCTTGTACGAAGCTGCCATCCTTATTGACCCCTTCGAAGAAGCGATCTCCATCAGGTCCTTTGCCAACGCAGTACGTGCTGATGGCGTCGTGGATGCTTTGCGCGACACTTGACCACTCATGCGCCAACGTATCGTCACCGTAGGCTTCGGCTGCAACCTGCGCCATTCCCATGAACGCGAACCAGGCAGCAACATTCGAGCCTGTGTGGTACTCCCCGCGAGCCTCTCCGTCGGAGAAGTAAAGAGAAGGAAAGAGCATGGGCGTGCCGCGACGGCTTGCGAGTACTTCATCGAAAATGCGGCGTGCCTGCTCCAATATCTCGGGGCGAGCGATGAAAAAGCTGCGGTCTCCCGTGGAGCGATAGTAAGCGCCTGCGAGTGACAGGCCGGAGACGGAGTTGCTGAGGGACTGGCTGATGCTCCCGGCTCCAGGGAACCGCGAGCGAGCGGGACCAGTTGTCTCCGTGGGGCATCCCCACTTGAGAAAGTAGGGGATGGAATCGGCACAGAGCGCAGGATCGAAGAGGCTCATCGCCAGCATAGAGTAGTAAGCATCGCGAGCCCAATTCACCTGGGTTATGCCGACGTCGCTGCCGAGGAAGCCTCCGCAGAATCTGCCGTCACGGGATCGCAGGGCAGACTGACGAGAAAGCTCCGCGAAGCGGATCACCGATTCGGCCACGAAGCTGTCCCGCGGAATCGACAACGTGCCATAGCCGATTCGGCGCACGTCAAGCGTATCTTCGAGCCATCGTGCGAGGCTTAAGGCGTTCAGCCGCGCGAGCGTTGCATCTGTTTCCTGCTCGTCTTCGCCCAGTATCCATGCGGTCGCCAGCACAGTGGAAGCGTGAGGGGCAATAGTCAGGGAGACTCCGTCAAAGTCGAATTGACCACTGTGGCCGAGATGATCGAAGAGCGCACAACGGGCGAGAGCACGGCTCTTCTTCTCGCCGGTAGCTTGTTCGTTCTGACTAAGAGACGAGTCAATTGAATGTGGATCGCCGGATCTCGGGGTATTGATCAGGCTCGCGCTGATGGGGGCCAGGCTCACTTGCCGCGTAATAGTTCCATCGTTGGTAAGAAGAGTGAGATTCAGAAGCGCTCGGGGGGAGCGGGCCGAGTCACTACGATCTACAGGAGCAAAGACAAGCTGGTGGATGCTCACATCGCCCTGACGGGATGTGAACAGTGGCAGGAGGTTTTCGAGCAGTGCAACTTTGACATGGCTGCTGGAGATCCCTCCCGATTCCACATGAGCCTGCATCGACCACGGCCCTCCGTAGAGGAGGAGTTTTCTGCTGTAGACGCCACCTTTGATCTGCTCTAGAGGAAGAGCTTCAACCCCGCAGCAGATACACGCTCGATGCACCTCACCGCGTGCCGTCAGTGAAGCCGCGATCTGATTGTTGGAGACATCGAAGCTCAATTCTGAGGCATCTTGTGTCAAGTCGCGGTAGAGGCTGCCGGTGGTGAGTGGAGCACCATCGGCTGCGAGGCCGAAGTTGATGCTTCGTGGAAGATGAAGAATATCCTTTACACGGAACGGCTTTGCGTGTCGGGTGTCCGGGGAAGCATCGCCCCTAGAGGTAGCGGCAATAGCAGCCAGCGCTTGAATGAATGTGCGTCGTGAAATCGTAGGAATCGTCAACGGTCTTCTTTTCCTGATTTTTCTGAGGGATGAATCCTGGGTAATTCAACTCCCCCTCTGTCGCTGCTCGTGATTGCAGCAGCGACAGAGGGGGAGTCAATACACAGTCAGTCCAGAGAGATTTAGAAGTGGAATCTCACAGCAAACTGGAGCACCCTAGGCGCAGTACCGGTACGCAAGGTCGTGATCTGACCGAAATTCGTATCGTTGATGTTGCTGTCGGGGATGCCAAAGGTAGTGCTGTTGAACAGGTTGAAAGCTTCCACCCGAAGGTTGAGGGCCATCTGGTCGTGAAGCAGTATCTCCTTGGCGAGCGCCGCGTCAAGATTGACATATGCCTGCGAACGCGTGGAGGGAAGGTTCCGCGGCGCGTTGCCGTAGGTGAACGCCGGGATGTTGGCGAACGCGGCCTTGTTCAGCCAGTTGGTAACGGTGGGGTGCGAGAGTGTTGGATTGCCCACGATGTTCGGCCGCGAGCCTCCGTATGCAGGAGCGTTCGCGGTCACGCTGATGACGTTGCCACTCTCCGCAGTGAGGATGCCGTTGAGCTGCCATCCACCGATCAGTTCTTTATAAATGTGGCTGCCGGTCTTGCCGAAAGGCAGGATGTAATTGCCTGAGACGACCAGGTGTTGTGGCAGGTTCGAGGTTGACACAGCCTTCTCGGCACCAAGGTCATCCCAGTTCTGGACGGTGTTGCTGCCGGTGTCGGCATAGATGTTTTCTCCGTTGCCAAGGTTGTTATCCAGCAGCTTGGAGAATGTATAGGAGGCGAGCAGGTAGAACTGATTGACCCACTGACGCCGCACCGTGGCCGTAGCAGCCTGATAGTTAGATCCCGCCCAGTTCGTCATCGCGGTGACTCCGGTGAACTGCGGGTAGCTCATCTCGAGCTGTCCGCGCTGCACCTGGGCAGCAGAGAGCGAGCCATTGGTGATGATACCAGCGTAGGGATTATCGACAAGTTGCTGTAGGGCAGTGCCCTGACCGAGATCGCCCTGGGGCAGATGATGGAAAGCGAAGTCCGCGGGGAGATGGAGCCCGTGTGTTCCGATGTAGCCGAACTCGATAGCCCAGTCTCCGACCTGCTGCTGCAGGTTGGCGCTCCACTGCTGCGCACTGCCGGTAGTGAGGTTGCGGACATTAGCAGTGATGCTTGAGCCAAGCCCCGTCAGCGGGCCGAGGGAGGCCCCCGTGAGAGGAACGATTCCCTGCGGAAAGGGATTGCTTAGCGTACCGCTGGGCTGGTTGCCATCGATCGAAGCGACGTAAGAGGTCTGACTGGTAAAGCCAGTCGATCCGAGCCGAACATAGCCGCCCGTCGTCGGTAGAAAGAAGAGACCGAAGCCGGTACGGAAGACGGTCTTCGGAGTAAAGCTATAGGCAACTCCTATGCGGGGGGCGAAGTTGTCCCACGTTGCATCGCGGTTGCCGCGGCCGACTCCATTGACTCCGACAAACTCGAGTCCTCCGGTAAGATTCAAACCGCTGGCGCTGTAGGCAAGGTTCGGATCGAAGTTGCTGATGCCGTTGTGACGGTCTGTCGTCCCGGCTTCGTGGTCGAAGCGCAGCCCGTAGTCCACGACGAGTTTGTGGGTCAGCTTCCAGTTATCCTGCGCGTAGAGAGACCAGTAATAGGTGGAGTAGGCGTAGTTCTGATGGCGATAAAGAGTGCCGCTGGCTGGACGTCCGAGCAGGAACGACGCCAGGTCGTATCCATTGGTAGCGGCTGCGGTGGGGCTTGGGCCTTTGGTGAAGTTGGCATCGAAGTTGAACTGCAATACGCCGCTGCCTTGGATTGCGTTCCACTGGTAGTCGCGCAGCTCAGCGCCGGTCTTGAAGGTATGAGTGCCTTTGACCCAGGTAACGTCGCCGCCGAAGGTGTAAGCGTTGTTCTCCTGCGTCGATGGGTCTGCCTGGTTGCTGCCGATGGATGAGGTGGTCGACATGGCAAAGAGAGGAAACTCGAGCAACTGCATCTCCGCGGCCAGCGAGGACGGGAACCCCAGTGTGCCGGGATCGAAGCCCTGGCTGATCGGGTTGCGAACCAGTCCGAAGCGGTTGAACCCGGCGTGAGCCTCGATCAACAGGCTTGAGGTGAGGGCGTTGGTGTAGAGAAACGCCAGACTGTTTCTGGGGTAGATCGTTGGGCCATAACCAGGGTCGGCGATGTTGTTGCTGCCGAAGTATCGCGGCGAGATCAGAGTTGCCTTATCCCAGGTGTAGCGTCCCGAAAGCCTTTGTGTAGGCGTTAGATATTCGTCCAGGCGAACCCCGAATGCATTGCGCGTGGTTGTCTGAACCCCATTGGCAAAGTAGTTGTTCACGTTGGTATACGGGTTCCCGGTAACGTTCGGCTCGGGATAGTAAGAGAGAATCTTGAGCGCAATCGGGTTCAGAAGCCCCTGCGGGATGACGTTGTCCTGGAACTGCATACGAGGAGCCTGGGTGGAGCCGGTGATGGGGTTGTAGATCGAAATGAGGCTGCCGGATGAGTTGAAGGTCTCGGAGAAGTCTCCGGCCCTCTGGCGATCGGTGGGGACGGTGTAGAAAGCGTTCGATCCGATCGTCTGGCGCGAGCCCTCGTAGTTGACGAAGAAGAACAACTTGTCAGGAAGGATGTGGCCGCCCAAGGCTCCGCCATACTGATTGAACTGCAGAGGAGGAATCGGCTTTTTCTGGTTTTTGCTGAAGTAATCGTTTGCATCGAAGACATTGTTCTCGGCGAACTCCCAGGCGGAGCCGTGGAACTGGTTAGTCCCGCTGCGCGAGATGTAGTTCACCGCTCCACCGGCGGTGCGTCCGTACTCCGCCGGTGCGTTGTGGGTGATGATGATGATCTCCTGAGTCGCATCCGGTGACAGAGGCACCATCGGGCCACCGCCAGTGGGAAGCTCGTTTGCATCTCCATCGAGAAGGAATGTGTTGAAGGATGGAGGCGCGCCGGCGATGGAGATCCGGCCATCGGTATTGGCCGACTGCGTATAGCTGCCGAAAGAGCCGATGGCCCGCACCGCTGGGGACAGAGCTACCAGCTCGGTGATATTACGGCCGTTCATCGGAAGATTCTGAATAGCCTCCTGATCAAGCGAGGTGCTGACCGCGGTCGTCTCCTGCTGCAGAGCCGGGGCCAGTGTGTTGACCTGCACGGAGGCTTGTTGCGAGCCAATGGCGACAGCCAGGTCCAGGCGGAGATCCTGGTTCTCGCCGAGAGCGACGCCGGTTCGGGTCATCTCGGAGAAGCCCCTGGCGTCGACCTGAACGGAATAGCTGCCGGGGGTAAGCGCCGAGATCGTATAGTACCCCTTGGCGTTGGTCTGGGCGACCCGATTGATATTCGTATTCAGGTTTCGCGCCTGCACCTGCGCGTTGGCAACGGCAGCTCCGCTCGGGTCGGAGATGAGGCCGGTCATGCTGCTCTGCCCCCACGCGTGGGAACTGGCCATCACGAGCAGGAGAACGAAGATTGTTCGACGGAGAAAGCCACAGGTCTCGCGGGAGAATCGCATCAGTGCCTCACAGATCATTGCGGGAATTTGTTCAGGGAGTGGAGAAAGAAGGCTCCAATCCCGAGGCTGAACGTAATTCACCGTGGCATCGGCGAAAGAGTGATTTGGGGGGATGCCCCCTCTGCAACCCCACGAATGACGCGGCATCTGCGACGTTTTATTGTGACAGAGCCACGGTGCAAGGATGGCCTGAAGGACGAGGCGTGGAGGCGCTCAAAGCTCGATTCATCGAACTGTAAGAATGTGGCACTAAGATGAAAGACACTCAAGCAGGCTGAGCTTTATGGCACTAGAGATTGCCACCGAACGAGATACTCAGGGCGATCCCCTCTCGCCCCAGCTTCCTCCCCTCGACGTCGATCCTTTCCTCGTTCGCGAGCAGTTGACTCGCATTCTGGGATGTGTCCACTTCAAGGGATCGGCCAGGATCTCGCGCTTTCTCCAATTTGTAACAGAAACGGTTCTAGAAGGTCGCGCCGATGAGATCAAGGAGACCTCGATCGGGGTCTCGGTCTATGATCGCGTGCCGACCTACGATCCGAAGGTCGATACCGTCGTGCGCAGCGAGGCGAGGCGGCTGCGCCGGAAGCTGGATCAATACTTCGAGGAGCAGGGCCATCTCGATAGGGTTCGGATCTCACTTCCGAAGGGCGGCTACGTCCCTGTCTTCACGCGAATCAGCGTCCAGCCAAGCGCAATTGAGGTATTGCAACCGAGTCCGGCGCTGCCGCAATCCTTGGTCGCACCCCAATCCGAACCAGTTCATCCCGAGCCGGTTCCTCGCAAAACCACCGCAGTAGATCC
This is a stretch of genomic DNA from Granulicella sp. WH15. It encodes these proteins:
- a CDS encoding LysR family transcriptional regulator; translation: MILRHLEFLTALAREKHFARAAACCRVTQSTLSAGIKQMEESLGVLLVERGQRFVGLTPEGEKALEWAKHVIADYEGLQQGLSEMRRGLTGYLKVGAIPVTLPIISLLTTPFAKHHPQTHTVIRSLTSIEIQRGIDELTLDIGMTYLDNEPLARVRRLQLYTEHYVFLTRVSPSMQGRKTIPWLEAASYPLCLLTSDMQNRRIIDTHFREAGAEVHAAIETNSLITLWSHLKFGQWSTVVPNSFLSLIGEVDGLTSLALVEPEASHVVGLVASDRDPLPPIARAFLDAAKLIDLRKEVDKQMNRSTT
- a CDS encoding NAD-dependent formate dehydrogenase — its product is MAKILCVLYDDPVTGYPKSYARNDIPKIDHYPGGQTAPTPEAIDFTPGELLGSVSGELGLRKYLEGLGHTLVVTSDKEGADSVFDRELPDADIVISQPFWPAYLTPERIEKAKKLKLAITAGIGSDHVNLEAAIKHGITVAEVTYSNSISVSEHVVMMILSLVRNYLPSYEWVLKSGWNIADCVERSYDLEGMHVGTVAAGRIGLAVLKRLKAFDVKLHYFDQYRLPESVEKELGLTHHTSVEDMVKVCDVVTINAPLHPGTLDLFNDELIGKMKRGAYLVNTARGLICNRDAVVRALESGQLAGYAGDVWYPQPAPQDHPWRTMPHHGMTPHISGTSLSAQTRYAAGTREILECFFEGRPIRDEYLIVDGGKLAGAGAHSYTVKK
- the cynS gene encoding cyanase: MQKPSEGSPILYTAALLGQMTLTKDEAGKLAKLLDLEESEAIQLTEPPYRGSLSTVPPTDPLIYRFYELIQTYGTTWKALIEEEFGDGIMSAIDFGMAIEREENPKGDRVRITMSGKFLSYRRY
- a CDS encoding CHY zinc finger protein, with product MIPALCSDRHVKLLKPDVRGVEVDAETRCVHYHSPLDIIAIKMACCGIYYACKDCHETLAGHAIEVWPHAEWNVRAVLCGACGCELTIHEYMDSGYSCPHCKAGFNPGCRNHYRFYFAPEDRA
- a CDS encoding GAF domain-containing protein, with protein sequence MSENTFAQILSEVNTCAKSANDLASLQNFIVEIIPQRLSYYNWTGFYMLDPDDPETLVLGPFRGAPTEHVRIPVNQGICGAAVAQNDTVIVDDVNSDPRYLACSLETRSEIVVPIRVNDAVVGEIDIDSHDLAAFSPRDKEFLEECAAIVGSFMKRTQALSSGAK
- the msrB gene encoding peptide-methionine (R)-S-oxide reductase MsrB, which produces MIQKRDGSMSRRVFLVAGGGAVTALALKLRYGINSVEAMAGSPKAVNIVEFSDSGQRKETVSVPVIVKTNAEWKQQLSSDAYGITRRAGTERPYSGQYWNLHDKGLYRCICCDTALFSSDTKFESDTGWPSFWQPIAKENVRESIDMSLGMGRIAVSCKRCDAHIGHVFDDGPKPTGLRYCMNSVALKFVKFT
- a CDS encoding thioredoxin family protein: MNLSIVAAIATVLSFTVASSPLAQAQEPLSIVGSSPLYGLTGATGWINSTPLTAKQLKGKVVLVDFWDYSCINCIRAIPYVRAWAEKYKDSGLVVIGVHTPEFDIEKQMPNVQKAVNKFGITYPVPLDNNYAIWSAFHNQYWPAHYFIDAKGKVRYEHFGEGEYEQSERWIQELLKEAGAKPMSASTVSVHGQGVQAVADMSDVRSPETYIGYDRAEHFASPGGIKRDAEQLYSEPNRPKLNEWGLAGKWTDHQQVAVLGSAGGKIAFRFHARDLHLVLGPTADGRPVHFRVTIDGQAPGANHGVDTDAEGNGVVTEHRLYQLVREKGTITDHTFVIEFQEPGVQAFSFTFG
- a CDS encoding M24 family metallopeptidase; this encodes MPDEIGSLDISEEKKVTELRIAQNKAERLFHEVETRGLVRDGITESQLNQEIYDLAKEMYGISTYWHKRIVRAGANTLLPYADNPPDHTLGADEILFLDLGPVFEEYEADFGRTFVIGSDSVKLKMRDDVAKAFADGKHYFKENPDITADQLYAYAVSLAAKYGWEFGGPIAGHLIGQFPHERITEDKITLYIHPKSSLPMRSTDEKGQMRHWILEIHFVDRARQIGGFFEELLTVG